The following is a genomic window from Melitaea cinxia chromosome 7, ilMelCinx1.1, whole genome shotgun sequence.
CAtagaatgaaattaaatttattttataaaatataataaatgctcTGGTATTCTACATATCACCAAATATGCTGTATTGCTTCGATATCAATCGGTTACTACTGTAATAATTAAGTCAAAAAATATCTGGATCACTAATAAGCTGATAAATTATCACTTAGCGTtagcaaaaattaataaatttaattattaatttttgtaatcttcagtgcgacaaaaccagccctgcgatcaccaatcCACCTGctcagcgtgatgactatggtcaacacacatgagttcacactatTATtagcgcgaacttatggaggcttatgtccagcaatggactgcgataggctgaagtgaataaatttaattttccaaagATTGACTAACACGTCACAGCGAGTCAAAGTATTGTCAGATGTACTATCAGCTAATCTTAGTTAATTTGTAGACAAAGATGTGGAAcactcattatttattaatgtatattatatttataaatacaagtatTTCATTTAACACTTACCCATcgttcatttataaaatattcgtatttaatttagataatattatacatatttattgacATACGCATATCCGAACGATACCCATGTACATGTACCCCTATCTAGAAACATCTCACAGCGCATGAGGGTGGATTGCGTAATATCAATTTTTGTAATCATTATTGAataggtaaataataattaatacttaaaaatttaatgagatagtcatattcttttttatatgtaatataagttttttccatattttaattaatataattttatttcatttcacacCTAAGtacttagttttaaataattgtgtttgctcgcaaacgaaaaaaaaccgacttcaattacatcgacgagtaatacaacgtagatcgacgaaaaaatagtcaagtaactacgcgttatcaaagattactcaaaaagcagttaccagatctcaataaaatttatatgtgaccacatgacaaacatcagcttccgattaaattaaaaattattaaaatcggtacacccagtaaaaagttattgcggattttcaagaagttccctcgatttctctgggatcccatcatcagatcctggtttccttatcatggtactcaACTAgtgatatcttctttccaacaaaaaagaattatcaaaatcgatacacccagtaaaaagttaatgcggattttcaagagtttccctcgaatcctctgggatcccatcatcagatcctggtgtccttgatatggtactaaacttgggatatcttctttccaataaaaaaagaattataaaatcggtacatccagtagaaagttatgcggtataatacaacgtaggtcgacgaaaaaagcgtcaagtaaaaacgcattattagatataactcgaaaagtagttgttagatctcaaataaatttatatggaaccaattgacacacaccgcctttcgattaaaaaaaatttgtcgaaatcggtccacatggtcaaaagttctgatgtaacatacattaaaaaaaatacagtcgaattgagaacctcctccttttttggaagtcggttaaaaatatcaacagaGTTATTGAAATCAGTTACTCCACAActtttgcacaaaaaaaaaaacatttcaacaAAACCACTCAATGAAAATTATGTCCTATCCCTTACAAAAGAAGACTTTGTTCTATACAAATGCATGAAAACATTTGCTAAATATCTAGTattgaaaataactttttatacttATCGAGATATAGGTATATAGATTCGATGCAAACTGATTGAATAATTTACTGttcataatttcatattttaaatattctgcAAACAATTTGATTGGTGTTTTatgactttataaaaaaatcatatagaGATAAGATTTTAATAACAACGATAACTTACTAGGAAAGTAATATACTTACTGATACgtaaaaacaatataacaagAATTCGTTAATGATCGCACCCAGTAAGCAAGCACATCCAACGTTTCCTTTACTTTAAACGAGTTTGACATCGTGCCTGGTATAGGAAtgcaatgaaataaatattcacgAATCAGCAAAATTGTTTGTACAACGATTGTTGGGTCGTTATAAGactttcattataaaatttaactattttaacttttgacgacgcgttagggCAGCAGTCACAGCTATAGCTGCTATTGTGCTTGGGGTCTTGGGTTCGATGACGTTTTAATGACACATGACAAATTTTGTATAgatcatatagatgtttgtagtTGCCTGGGAGTTGGTgcctgtgtattgtgtgtgtttccggactcggATACTAGAGAAAACCCTACTGGAGGGCATtaagtgtaaagcgtttatttattattatttattacacttaCAGTGTACTACAgagactagttttttttttggtatcgcaggggaaccccatttacgggtgatatccaggacgcccgggtaggcagtcctagaccgtatgtcggcttcagcacttggggatgcaataccgaccaaaacccctgcgggagtcttcagccgctttaattggagggtcccggatctgcaggcaacaggatccctccagcgacaggctggcctcggcgaaaaagccagacttctcctccatgaggactgtccggctcaccatTGAGCACAGACCAGTACAGTAGTACTTATAGTGTACTTACAATTAAATTCACAAtgactaaattattaaaacattcattTAATTTGCCATTTTAGTACCACATGTTACACGATCGCGTTTTAAAAGGTTATTCTCTTCAaactattttacattttaaaaagcaagctaaaaaatatttacacaactatttttataaatgtaattccAATATCAGTCAAAACAGCCACAAATAGCAATTAAATTACTATACGAACTACGTTAAACTTCAttgatattttttgatttattcgaAGCATACCTAGTTCAATTtctgtattaattatttcaatcgAAATCAATAACGGTTCTTTCAACAAACGACTCCTgtaattaaaatcttaataacAGTCGTCTCGCTACAGAATCTTTCAATCACGATTCAGGATAACAAAACATTCCAAATTTCATATAACTTTCAGTATTATCATTTTTGTTGTACACCAAAATTTCTGTTTAATATTCAGTATTCTGGAGACAAACGACagcaaaattacaatattatattacattttttactaaatctatacaaatagataaaattgtagtgtatgtttttaatatttaattaaacgctttttactaaattcatatttatttataattgtatacacggtacatattgtctgtgtatacatccatgtgcGATCAattacatacatgcatacatgcatacatgcatacatgcaTACgtgcatacatgcatacatgcaTACGTGCATACGTGCATACGTGCATACgtgcatacatgcatacatgcaTACgtgcatacatgcatacatgcaTACgtgcatacatgcatacatgcatacatgcatacatgcatacatgcatacatacatacatgtatacacacatgcatacacacatgcatacatacatacctacatacataatacttaataagattatgtttttaatttgacctaaatgaattaaatttgaCCGAGaactgacgagtactttttaagttatcctaaataatgcgtattttactgattattattttttcgactacgaTAATAATTCAACGAATTATTTGTCAATGCAAAttaaattcggttttttttcaattgcgagcaattattgtttataaatatacttaagtCACTATGCATACTATTTATGccatataacattttaaaatcaattataccTTAAATCAAAAATGAGTTTTATAAAATCGAATACATAGTGAATGCTCTGCAAATTTTCGAATGCAATTTCCTTCCAGGACGGCGGGCAATCAATTCTAGATGAGCATTGCGCCCAGGTACGACCGAGTTAAATCGGATTATAATATTCACTTAGCCTAGCttcttctgtaaataataaaattaagtcttTATTATACTAAACCTTTCAaaattaacgatttttttttttcttttatttaggaacaaacagttgtatacaatgtaaaaaaatacatatatgataataattttaaacctatAGTTCCTTACCTTATtaccatacaaaaaaaaattaaaatatgaaacttgtACAGCTagattgtaacattttttaaaaaagaaaaaaatttattcatttaatgctCTAATTAGATctcttttaaacatttttttttactcgcaccaaatatatctatatcacTTAATCTATCATTATACAATTTACATGTACGTCTTATGAAACTATTGGCGGTGTAGCGTGCcaactgaaataaaattgtttagttGAACACGAGACAGCCTTGTATTTCCTTCAAACCTAGAAAAATCCTATAAATTTTCCCTATATTTTgctgaataattataataagtatggatacttattatataagaatatatataataagtatttttacagttttatttatttatagctattcatttaaaagtaaatattcaaaatacatagaaaaaaataagacaTTTCTCTGCTTTTAAGTTACAGGAGAAAAGTAACGTTAAAAACTGAGATTGACCTACGtttatcaaatttattgtttaagccggctattgaataataataattgtttgctggcaaaggaaaaaaaaccgacttcatttacgtcgataagtaattcaacgtaggtagacgaaaaaatagtcaagtaaatacgcattatcaaagattactccaaaagttgtaatcatatctcgatgaaatttaaatatgaccacatgataaacatcagcaaACACATAACAGAtaacaatcatcaaaatcggtaaacccagtataaagttatgcggattttcgaaggtttccctcaATTTATCTGGGATATCACTTAGGATCATggttcctttccaacaaaaaaagaattatcaaaatcgattcataaacgacgaagttatccccgaacatacattaatatatatatatatatatatatatatatatatatatatatatatatatatatatgtatgtatgtatatagacggtcgaattgagtaacctcctccttttttgaagtcagttaaaaagttaaattcgTTAAAAGCAGTTCAAagtgaatttttatatttttatttcacttatatTGTAACAACCTTCTTATGAGAAAATAGCATTATTTTGTacacctaaaataaataatactcctgCTTAATCATTAAGTTCTTCGATAGAATTGACCAACGATGCGTACTGCGTTTACAAACATTCGATCAATGTGGACTTTGATGTATCGTGAATGAGAAAATTACAATTCAAGTTAGATACTTGTTTGATGATAGTCTTATCGGAGCTTAAATTTCATTCATTGACTTATCGGAGCTTAAATTTCATTAActgatgtagggcacagcaggatataccctgctcaaaatctggggcagcccgactggggaagtatatggaccttacagaaaatcacagctaaataatactgctttcaagcagtgttgtgttcctgtggtgagtaaggtgaccagagctcctgggggtaatTGGGAGTAAGgtgggcaacgcgcttgtgacgCTTGTAGTATTGCAGTCGTCTAttggctacggtaattgcttaccatcaggtgagccgtacgcttgtttgccaacctagttaaataaaaaattacttagcaAACTAAAAGAAGTAATATGAATAATTAAGATagtgaaaatatatattcatattctACCGTTctacagattataaataaaataaaaatataatattatgtcaGGTCAACTAATTTTCTGCAcattagcaaaaaaatattcctacaaattatattataataaagaagACATACATTGCGGTATTTTACTAGTCTATTTTTGCTCtccgttaaaaaaatatcaaacgcgagacttaaaaatcaaatttattcttTCTTTCGCTTaccttgaaaataaaaatccgTGAAAATCCTTAAGACGCCAACATTAGCATATTTATTAGTAGCACTCAACAAATACCAGGGTTGCTTTCGAtctgatatcaataataaaattagaaaactgACATtgcaattttatcattttacttATAACGTTATTAATAAATGGATTAACTTTGTGTTAGTTATACATTTACGTACACATTTTTTAGTATACTGCAGAAAAACCTAATGTAGAAAGACCTTTACAACCTAGaaagacataattatattaatgtgacgtcaatttttgttattgaagtgaagcttctttagaatcgttgtgatttgataCTCGGTTAAACGAAAAATGCatcacgataaagaaagaaacGCTTATATATAAGAGACAATGAGATACAATACATTACTGCTGAAAACCCGTAAGCAACGCATTTTGCATGGctcttacgacctttttcacaaGACCCGTGATTATCCTCAATAGAACAAATCGCCATGGCCAACCTTTCCACGACTTTtatgaagtttcacttctgctaTGTGTAAATTGCACAAACACACATTTTCTAAAGTGAAACATCTTTAGAATCGTGATTTAAAACTTGATGAACTAAAAATGCGtacaataaagaaagaaaaataaaagaataggAGAGACTGATACACTACATTACTTCTCAAAACGCGTAGGCGACGAGTTTTGTATGGCGCTTATGACTTTTTTCACGAGACCGTGATCATTGTCGATAGTACAAATCACAACAGCCTACCTTGCTACGAcatttcagaagtttcactccTTCCATGTTTGAATTGCGTactggataacgctatttgatggatgacGGTAATCAACAGAGAAAAGATTTTGACAtacttattattcatttttactatCGAATACCACTATATTTACGAAATATATCTATTCGCAAATGTGAaactaaaagttgtaatttattattttaggagAAACAAGTAACTAATGGCTAATTCTACCTCTTGTTGTTTAAGTTTACTCGGACCTTTTGTATaggataaaatttatcaacaaCTGGTGACACAGGCCTTAATGTTAACATAATCTAATTATAAGACTCAGCTGTCGGTCCGTCCTTGCATTGTCGTTGTTATCAGGTAAGTAGCTACTGTGCCcaccgtgccccggagagcacgttaagccgtcgatcccggttgttatcatgtacacctgatagcgatcgttactcatagtagggaatatatccgccaacccgcattggagcagcgtggtgaattaagctctgatccttctcctacatggggaaagaggcctatgcccagtagtgggatattacaggctgaagcgtaagtagCTACTGTAGTAAAATCTTGAGCTTCCTATATACCTACTCGTATTACAATTCAAATGATAGTTTAATTTAGAcatggcacagcaggaaatacctTGCTTCAAATTATTCGATATCGTGCTATCAGTTtcacaaataattacaattCTTATAAAGCAGCATGACCTCGGGCCAAGAATATAGCTTTCAGATTTGGACTTCGTTGctacataatattacatattaataaaatctgtTAATGCGCAATTGCgcaatattttaaatctaaacGAATTTAGTAGGTACTACAGAGCACATACAAATACGTTATTTGTATAATGAAACGTGCTTGAATTTGCTAAGTAAGACATAtcgacaaatattataaaaacactgAATGAAGTCAAAACAAAGCACTTATATAATTAACTTCCAGTAGACATCAATAATTTGTGTTTGAAAATGGTAGacaatggaaataaaaatattgtattgttatatttCTATTAACTTTGTTATTATACCTTGTAAGTAACTTGTTGTGTTTATATGAAGAACAttccttaattaattaaattttaataaatacaataaaataaaatgtgaaaatagtgcatatttttttgtatgcttTAACTTTAATCaattgaaattcaaaataaatttcaataaacaatcatttgtaatataaatataaattctgaAAAGTGTAAAACTGGAAGTTAGAATTTAAGCGTTACGTTACTATGGTCAATTTCGTGACCTTTTTCTAATCGgtcttttatacaatttaattatcccaatataatcttaatataaattttaaaaaatttaaacaattatttacaatataattaaatctttattatttgtgacaaatttttcacaaaaatttaCATGTCATTACAGATCTTAACGCAAAACCGTTTTCTTTAAACGAAGTTATTGCCGCTGAACGACGAACAACAACCCAGCCTTCAGAAAGGGTATTGGAAACGCTGAGTGAGTAGAACtatatagtttaatttaattaattttcactgTAAAgagaagtaataaaataaaaatatggagcagcccgtctgcgGAAGTATCtataccttacagaagatcacagctaaataatactgctctcaagtagagTTGTATTTAGAGGGCGAGTAAGGTGGCAAGAGCTCCTGAGGCTTGTCAGGAGTAGAGTTTACAACGCACTAGCAATACTTCTAATGGCTATGAtaaccgcttatcatcaggttgGCCGTTAACTTAtatgccgacctagtcgtataaaatgtttattaaaaaaataacatccaCAATTTAAGTGGTGGTGTATAATTTAAAAGCAttatatcgatggctcctaagtatactgagtcaactctacttttaataactttatttttttgttacataggtagataggaaatgaagtaaatgttattaatatcttaaaaaattaaattatcaaaagttgttagttgactcagtatacttaggagccatcgatatgtTGTAATAAGACCGCAATATTATAAGGAAtgataattacaattaattttgcAGGTAATCATTTCCCTCAAACTAAGAAAACCTCACCtttcaagtttaaaaaaatctttaaaattaaatcacctTCACGGCCCaagaaattaaaacatttgCAAAGACTTCGAAACAACCGCAAAAGACTAACTTCGAAAAGAGAAGtcaatcaaaatgaaaaaactaataataaatacataccttTACTTAGAAATATTGGGATGTTATTTGATAATATTCTCAATTCAGATTCAAGCGAGACCTTCAACAATAGAAAATACCAGAGAAATCAGTTTAGTACCAACGCCAATGATGACATTACATGCGCCTGTAATAAATATGATGCAGAAGATAGATCATATCCGCATAAAAAGACAGCTACCGCGTCTCCTTCCCCTGAGATCGAGACTGAGACATCCAGCGCTCCCATTGCTACCACCACGACGTCCTATAATTCTGCCAATGATAACGTCAGCGGTTTCGGACAGTATAAGAACATACCCTTATTACTTACAAGAAATACCTCGAGCGTTTGGAGAAACAATAATAGATTCAATGAGAGAAGCGGCTCCACATATAACGGGAGCATTGAAGGATATATCTCCGGGGTTCATGGAAATAATCAATACGATACCGGCGTCAGAGAAAGACAATCCGATACACAATATCATGAGAAAAATACCAACAGCCATTCACGAGACAATACAAATAGCCATAGATCCCGTGCAGGAATACGCGGAACCAGAACTGAGTCAAGAAATTCAAATGTTAAAGGAAGAACCCACAAAGCAAAAGAATTTTTACGTGAGACAAATGAAACCGTTGAAGACATTGCAAGAAACTTATCTGAATACGAAAGAGAAATTGAATTCGAAATTCGAAGAAACGAAACAGAAAGCGCAATATTTTTACCGAAATTTACTTCAAGATTACGAGAACATAACTCCCAGGAGAAAAACACATCGATTCGAATCTCCGAGTCTGATGAAAAAAGCAACGCATACAATTACACCAGTAATAAACGAGTCTCTGGCAGAAATGGCTCAGATACCGAGGAAGATAAAACAGATGGTGGAACAGATAAAGCAATAATGTCCGTATTTCCGTTGTCTAATTCAACATTTCCAATTGGCAAGATGGTTATGATTTTTGATGGGTACAGTGTAGCTAGGGATGTTAATggtgaaaacaaaataaaagaaaaagctaTTCATATTCATTCATAGAAActaacttttatattatgttttatattaattttgtacagtgaaatataaactaattaaataaaaaaaaagtatttaattgcATTCGAAAACGATACAGTCAAACAAATTATCGCCTTCCTTTTTTTCCTTTAGCTTTGTTTCCTCCTTGTTGAACTACCTGTGGTTGTTGATCTGCAGGtctgcaataaataaataaaaatatcaatacattataaatataattgcactattattgatatttgtttttttttttttaacatattttaaataaaatattacatacctGTTTTGGCGAGTCTTCAACTTTGGAATAGATTCAGCAATATACTTCATAACAGATTCCCTATTGGGAAATTCTGCTTTAATTGGTGATCCATCATCATTCTTTAACTCTACTCTTATACGACCTCTGTACAACATTTcctaaaaagataataaatatttcaaaggtATTACGAGGGGAGTTAAAAAAGTATTGAGAaagacatatatatttataaggtgtaatttaagaaaataattattgcttCGTGTAATAGGTCTTTGTCCCACTATAACTCCAAATAAAGCAATGTTTAAATACTCTGATATTGGCAAATCCACAAGGGAGCCatttcaagaataataataataataggtctATGTCAAAATTcccagaaattatattttttttaatttaccagtGCCGTTTGTGTTACACACTTTTTTGTGACTTGTACATACATACGTTTCgaaaaaaatggataaaataaaaatttgtggggtgataaaatatttttgcttgAAAACTTTTTACCACGGAAAAGTTTTAAACGAATTATGAGAGACATTAGGAGAGACTGCTCTGCCCTTTTCTACAGTTGCATGATGGTGAGCAGAATTTAAACGTGGAAGAACAATGGTTAAACTGGTCCGTGTTCGGGCCGTCCTTTAACGTCAGTCGCTCAGGAAATGAtcgaaaaaattgaaaaattgttttggaAGATCGTCAAGTcttttttattgctaaaaagctACAGATTTCAGTTGGGAGTACCTATTGCATTTTGGGTACCAGGAATACAATCGGACGTACACACGGCTCATGGTTTTAAAGAActcattcaaaaatatttcaacaaaatcTTGATCATTTTTTGGTTTGTTTCATAACAATGTGGTTGGTGAAACAGGTTTCACCAACTCATCAAATCATTGTATAAAATCTTGTGCATAACtactattattttgaatttttatccttataaacaatttataatatctcCAAAATGGACTGTTCCAGTAttgtttaaattagtttttgtgtttgtttacaattccctaatgtgtaggtaaaataaatcatacgagTTTCATCCTTATCtataagacgaaaaaatttgaATGCTTGTAAAACTGCACTTTTtgattattgtatattaataccTTTCACTATAACAGTAAActttatttgtgtttgttaaCTGAAACGAGACAAAGTACCTTACTACGCTCACGTGGGTAAAGCTTATTCTCCACACCAATACGTAGTCCCGTACCAAATAATACGTCTCTTATCTCTTGGTGAGTGGGATTTTCAACACACACATCTTTTGGTAATCTGCGGCCCTGCGCTAgagtctttttattatttaagtaggcTGGATATATGCATATCCATCtggaaattgttaaattaataatattactatcttaattaaaatatatcgtGAGCGTATGTgttctatattaaataatagaattGTATTTAACCTTACAAGTAATTTAGTACAACGTTGTCTAACCTTTCTACATCACTGTGCTTCTTGTCAGGATTCCACGAGCTAATCGTAGACGtcatttttcaattcaaaaaatttaattattaattagaaggcaactaatgatataaaatctaaacaaaatattattacttcgTTATCaactttagtaaataattacttttacgtTTGGACTTAAAGCAAATTGCTTAtagaaaagtttaaattttcttcactattatttttaattaaactaataaaattgcaatattataatttataaggtTTTATATAACTTCAGTTCAGTTCTTTTAGCTCACATCaatttttttggaatattttgaCAGTAACCAGATGACATGTCAGACAACAGTGGCTGCGTTCCATTGAGCGTCCGCAACTATCTGCAAGGCGCAACGCCCACTACGCCCATTCTATCGTTTCACCTAAGGGGACATTCGTTAATTACCTACGTGAgaatttttcgatcagtttaaaAACTTTAGACCCCTCCTACCacttaggtgagatttagttAGATTTGCCCGGACACCCCTCCTCTTACCTCACGTATTGACgttgaataaaataaagattgacgggaaataataaactgttcaagcatactatagttaatttatttaagttaaataaaattcaaagcaaaaactaaatgattttaatagccatga
Proteins encoded in this region:
- the LOC123655157 gene encoding GATA zinc finger domain-containing protein 14-like; this translates as MEIKILYCYISINFVIIPYLNAKPFSLNEVIAAERRTTTQPSERVLETLSNHFPQTKKTSPFKFKKIFKIKSPSRPKKLKHLQRLRNNRKRLTSKREVNQNEKTNNKYIPLLRNIGMLFDNILNSDSSETFNNRKYQRNQFSTNANDDITCACNKYDAEDRSYPHKKTATASPSPEIETETSSAPIATTTTSYNSANDNVSGFGQYKNIPLLLTRNTSSVWRNNNRFNERSGSTYNGSIEGYISGVHGNNQYDTGVRERQSDTQYHEKNTNSHSRDNTNSHRSRAGIRGTRTESRNSNVKGRTHKAKEFLRETNETVEDIARNLSEYEREIEFEIRRNETESAIFLPKFTSRLREHNSQEKNTSIRISESDEKSNAYNYTSNKRVSGRNGSDTEEDKTDGGTDKAIMSVFPLSNSTFPIGKMVMIFDGYSVARDVNGENKIKEKAIHIHS
- the LOC123654978 gene encoding signal recognition particle 19 kDa protein, whose protein sequence is MTSTISSWNPDKKHSDVERWICIYPAYLNNKKTLAQGRRLPKDVCVENPTHQEIRDVLFGTGLRIGVENKLYPRERSKEMLYRGRIRVELKNDDGSPIKAEFPNRESVMKYIAESIPKLKTRQNRPADQQPQVVQQGGNKAKGKKGRR